A window from Leptothermofonsia sichuanensis E412 encodes these proteins:
- a CDS encoding YoaK family protein, whose translation MAVTTRTDAPFSLSAFLISDGPAGFLLSWVAGFVDTSAFIILFGIFTAHVTGNIALAGSSFVSSDTETTITRLLMLPTFMVAVALTSLLARYARARNWSVFAVLLTAEAIALGVFLFIGITLSPALLLDVQEEYILPIGMAGVVAMAIQNALMKESKGVFKSYIPTTVMTGNTTQLTIDLVQYVSAKLAKPSDSMPDPAAEAQEALERLGRFFPVIAGFALGGFGAAYFILVSETWWSLIFPLIVISTLAIAAFVEHNRKSSVAFSQDSH comes from the coding sequence ATGGCTGTAACTACACGCACAGATGCTCCATTTAGCTTAAGTGCCTTTTTAATTAGTGATGGACCTGCTGGCTTCTTGTTGAGCTGGGTAGCTGGTTTTGTTGATACCTCTGCATTCATTATCTTATTTGGCATATTCACGGCCCATGTAACTGGAAATATTGCCCTGGCAGGTTCCTCATTTGTCAGTTCTGATACTGAGACGACCATTACTCGCTTGCTAATGCTTCCCACTTTTATGGTGGCCGTTGCGCTGACTTCGCTGCTGGCACGTTATGCCCGTGCCAGAAACTGGTCTGTTTTTGCAGTTTTGCTGACCGCTGAAGCGATCGCCCTTGGCGTTTTTTTGTTCATTGGCATTACGCTCTCGCCAGCCTTACTGCTGGATGTGCAGGAGGAATATATTTTGCCGATTGGGATGGCGGGGGTTGTGGCTATGGCAATTCAAAACGCCCTGATGAAAGAGTCAAAGGGGGTATTTAAGAGCTATATTCCAACTACTGTCATGACCGGCAATACCACCCAATTGACGATTGACCTGGTGCAGTATGTCAGCGCAAAGCTGGCTAAACCGTCAGATTCCATGCCTGACCCGGCAGCAGAAGCCCAAGAGGCTCTGGAGCGTCTGGGTCGTTTCTTTCCTGTGATTGCAGGTTTTGCCCTGGGAGGGTTTGGGGCAGCCTACTTCATTCTGGTTTCTGAAACCTGGTGGAGTCTGATTTTTCCCCTGATCGTCATTTCAACATTAGCGATCGCAGCCTTCGTTGAACACAATCGCAAATCTTCAGTTGCCTTCAGCCAGGATTCTCACTGA
- the pyk gene encoding pyruvate kinase yields MPTPPHRTKIVATIGPATRSREVLEQMVQAGMSVARLNFSHGSYDDHAKTVALIRSVSQELDTPITILQDLQGPKIRVGEMPDGGIKLVEGDTLTLLPLDEFKHEPGTVAIDYPYVAEEARPGTQVLLDDGYLELSVQDVQGSAVRCEVIKGGTLKSHKGVNFPSLNLRLPSLTDKDRQDVAFGVAVGVDWVSLSFIRTADDVRTLKQLLAEQGAADTPVVAKLEKPQAVANLEEILSECDGVMVARGDLGVEVSPEKVPRIQKHIIRRCNQKGIPVITATQMLESMIQNPRPTRAEASDVANAILDGTDAVMLSGETAIGSYPVDAVKMMARIAREVEKDLRFVNNPPDGNDATHAICEALNAVDENLDLSCIVALTNTGFTARLAAEERPRAPLVAMTPNPRVYNRLNLIWGVRPFLLQEEADQFEAVVNQVEQCLKTRNLVASGDRILIMGGIPMRTTGGTNFLKIHAIG; encoded by the coding sequence ATGCCCACCCCTCCCCACCGAACAAAGATCGTTGCCACGATTGGACCAGCCACTCGCTCTCGGGAGGTCCTGGAGCAGATGGTCCAGGCTGGCATGAGCGTGGCGCGGCTTAACTTCTCCCACGGGAGCTATGATGACCATGCTAAAACCGTGGCCCTCATCCGTTCTGTTTCCCAGGAATTAGATACTCCGATCACAATTCTGCAAGATTTACAGGGTCCCAAGATTCGTGTTGGGGAGATGCCCGATGGAGGCATCAAACTGGTGGAAGGTGACACCCTGACCCTGCTGCCCCTGGATGAGTTTAAGCATGAACCCGGCACCGTGGCGATCGACTATCCCTACGTTGCTGAAGAAGCCAGACCGGGAACCCAGGTACTGCTGGACGATGGCTATCTGGAGTTGAGCGTCCAGGATGTTCAGGGTTCAGCAGTCCGGTGTGAGGTTATTAAAGGGGGCACTTTAAAGAGCCACAAAGGGGTCAACTTCCCCAGCCTGAACCTGCGTCTGCCGTCTCTGACCGACAAAGATCGACAGGACGTGGCGTTTGGAGTTGCGGTGGGCGTAGACTGGGTATCCCTCAGTTTCATTCGCACGGCAGATGATGTCCGCACGTTAAAGCAACTGCTGGCAGAACAGGGGGCGGCTGACACGCCTGTGGTTGCCAAGCTGGAAAAACCCCAGGCAGTGGCTAACCTGGAGGAAATTTTAAGTGAGTGTGATGGAGTGATGGTGGCACGGGGTGACCTGGGGGTAGAGGTTAGCCCGGAGAAGGTGCCCCGGATTCAAAAACACATCATTCGCCGCTGCAATCAAAAGGGTATCCCGGTGATCACGGCGACCCAGATGCTGGAAAGCATGATTCAGAACCCGCGCCCTACCAGGGCAGAGGCTAGCGATGTTGCCAATGCCATTCTGGATGGTACGGATGCGGTGATGCTTTCTGGCGAAACCGCGATCGGGAGCTACCCTGTGGACGCGGTCAAAATGATGGCACGGATCGCCCGCGAGGTCGAAAAAGACCTGCGGTTTGTCAACAATCCGCCGGATGGAAATGACGCCACCCATGCCATTTGTGAAGCCCTGAACGCCGTTGATGAAAACCTGGATTTAAGCTGTATTGTGGCTCTGACCAATACTGGCTTTACTGCCCGCCTTGCTGCTGAAGAGCGCCCCAGAGCGCCCCTGGTGGCAATGACACCCAACCCCAGGGTATACAATCGCCTGAATCTGATCTGGGGGGTCAGACCTTTTCTTCTCCAGGAAGAAGCCGATCAATTTGAAGCGGTGGTTAATCAGGTTGAACAGTGCTTGAAAACACGAAATCTGGTTGCATCGGGCGATCGCATCCTGATCATGGGAGGTATTCCGATGCGTACCACTGGCGGCACAAACTTTCTTAAAATTCATGCTATCGGATAG
- a CDS encoding IS630 family transposase gives MIQLSFSAEEIEQLHYERFHHPHPRVQQKMEALYLKSQGYSHQEITRLLRVTKPTLLSYLRDYETGGIGNLKELTFYRPQSELKQHQQTLEAYFRANPPKTLAQACAKIEELTGIVRSREQVRVFLKSMGMRCRRVGMLPAKADVEAQEEFVKKKLDPRLQEAKAGQRAVFFVDAAHFVLGAYLGFLWCFERLFIKSGAGRQRFNVLGALNAVTHALITVTNETYINAQSVCELLHKLAALGLDIPITLVLDNARYQKCAVVMELAQSLNIELLYLTVYSPNLNLIERLWKFVKKQCLYSIYYADFSAFKEAITACLNQCHTTYKPELDSLLTLRFQSFKQVKTIP, from the coding sequence ATGATCCAACTGAGCTTTAGTGCCGAAGAGATTGAGCAACTACATTACGAACGCTTTCACCATCCACATCCGCGTGTGCAACAAAAAATGGAAGCGTTGTATCTCAAAAGTCAAGGATACTCGCATCAGGAAATTACCCGGTTGCTTCGGGTGACAAAACCAACGTTGTTGAGCTATCTGCGAGATTATGAAACTGGGGGGATCGGCAATCTCAAAGAATTGACCTTTTATCGACCCCAGAGTGAACTGAAACAACATCAACAGACTTTGGAAGCATACTTCCGGGCAAATCCTCCAAAGACCCTAGCGCAGGCTTGCGCCAAGATCGAAGAACTGACTGGTATTGTCCGTAGTCGGGAGCAAGTGAGGGTGTTTCTCAAATCGATGGGGATGCGTTGTCGGCGAGTGGGGATGTTGCCCGCCAAAGCTGATGTAGAAGCGCAGGAGGAGTTCGTCAAAAAAAAACTAGACCCACGACTGCAAGAGGCAAAAGCAGGTCAGAGAGCCGTCTTCTTTGTCGATGCTGCCCATTTTGTTCTGGGGGCCTACTTAGGGTTTTTGTGGTGCTTTGAACGCTTGTTTATCAAGTCGGGGGCAGGAAGGCAACGGTTCAATGTCTTAGGGGCCCTCAACGCCGTGACTCATGCGTTAATCACCGTCACCAATGAGACTTATATCAACGCTCAAAGTGTCTGTGAATTACTGCACAAACTGGCAGCTCTGGGATTAGACATTCCGATTACGCTTGTGTTGGATAACGCTCGGTATCAGAAGTGTGCGGTTGTGATGGAGTTGGCTCAATCATTGAACATTGAGTTGTTGTATCTAACGGTCTATTCTCCCAATCTCAACTTGATTGAGCGCTTGTGGAAGTTTGTCAAGAAGCAATGCTTATATTCGATTTATTATGCTGACTTCTCTGCATTTAAGGAGGCGATTACTGCTTGTCTCAACCAGTGTCATACGACGTATAAACCTGAGTTAGATTCGCTGTTAACCTTGCGTTTTCAGTCCTTTAAACAAGTAAAAACTATACCCTGA
- a CDS encoding glycosyltransferase family 2 protein, with protein sequence MSLSPMVSVLMPVYNAESYVAEAVESILAQTFTDFEFLITDDGSRDRSLKILQAYASRDARIRLISQENRGLIHTLNQMVGLACGEFLARMDADDISTPTRFASQVAFLQQHPEVVCVGGAFEIIDPKGRTVSLATMPEEHNEIQARLLAGSTIINHPCAMIRKTALLKIGGYDASMVTVEDLDMLLRLGEVGMLANLKDVVLKYRFHRKSVSAENILYQREMAQEACKRAWQRRGVEGHFEVPAVWYRPTPDRAAQIDFLHKYGWWAFCQGYRGTAAACGLEAIALQPAALENWKLLACALVKPSPRTSYFIYD encoded by the coding sequence ATGAGTCTGTCACCAATGGTTTCGGTGTTAATGCCTGTGTATAACGCTGAGTCCTATGTGGCTGAAGCGGTAGAAAGTATTCTGGCACAGACCTTTACTGATTTTGAGTTTCTGATCACCGATGATGGGTCGCGCGATCGCTCCCTGAAAATTTTGCAAGCCTATGCCAGCCGGGACGCCCGCATTCGCCTGATCAGTCAAGAAAATCGGGGACTGATCCATACCTTGAATCAGATGGTGGGGCTTGCCTGTGGTGAGTTTCTGGCTCGCATGGATGCAGATGACATTTCCACCCCAACCCGGTTTGCCAGTCAGGTTGCCTTTCTCCAACAGCACCCGGAGGTGGTCTGTGTGGGTGGAGCGTTTGAGATTATTGACCCCAAAGGGCGAACCGTTTCGCTGGCAACCATGCCGGAAGAGCACAATGAAATTCAGGCACGCCTTCTGGCGGGCAGCACGATTATCAATCACCCCTGTGCCATGATTCGCAAGACAGCCCTGCTGAAGATTGGCGGTTACGATGCCAGCATGGTGACAGTCGAAGATCTGGACATGCTCCTGAGACTTGGAGAAGTGGGTATGTTAGCTAATCTTAAGGATGTGGTGCTGAAATATCGGTTCCACCGGAAGTCAGTCAGCGCCGAAAACATTCTCTATCAAAGGGAAATGGCACAGGAAGCGTGTAAACGAGCATGGCAACGGCGGGGAGTGGAGGGACACTTTGAAGTTCCGGCTGTGTGGTATCGCCCGACGCCCGATCGCGCTGCCCAGATTGACTTTTTACACAAGTATGGCTGGTGGGCGTTTTGTCAGGGCTATCGAGGCACGGCAGCAGCCTGTGGGCTAGAGGCGATCGCGCTCCAACCCGCCGCCTTGGAAAACTGGAAACTTTTAGCCTGTGCGCTGGTCAAACCGTCACCCCGAACAAGCTATTTCATTTATGACTAG
- a CDS encoding glycosyltransferase family 2 protein: MTSAPTISVLMPVYNAERYIVEAVESILAQTFRDFEFLIVDDGSTDRSPKLLHRYAQKDPRIQLISRPNTGYVRALNEMLARSRGEFIARMDADDIALPNRFALQVGFLRQNPEVVCVGGAQDFIDEAGRVLFHYAEVEQDQEIQQKALSGTTPINHPSAMMRRAALIQVGGYDESLCPAEDLDLWLKLGEIGKLANLPETVLKYRQHANSVSERKQSEQNHQKRIACERAWQRRGIEGQFRATKPWRPTDRASRYEDILRYGWQFFNTGQRWAAIAYGIRSIQIFPLASPGWILLACALIKPLPEVDLK, translated from the coding sequence ATGACTAGTGCACCTACCATTTCTGTGTTAATGCCGGTTTACAACGCCGAACGATACATTGTTGAAGCGGTGGAGAGCATCCTTGCCCAAACCTTTAGGGACTTTGAGTTTTTGATTGTTGATGATGGCTCTACGGATCGATCACCGAAACTCCTGCACCGCTACGCCCAGAAAGACCCCCGGATTCAGTTAATCAGTCGCCCCAACACGGGGTATGTTCGGGCACTCAACGAAATGCTGGCCCGGTCAAGGGGGGAGTTCATTGCCCGGATGGATGCGGATGATATTGCCCTGCCCAATCGGTTTGCGCTGCAAGTGGGGTTTTTGCGGCAGAATCCAGAGGTGGTCTGTGTGGGTGGTGCCCAGGATTTTATCGATGAGGCGGGACGGGTGTTGTTCCACTATGCGGAGGTAGAGCAGGACCAGGAGATTCAACAGAAAGCGTTATCAGGCACGACGCCCATCAACCACCCCTCTGCCATGATGCGGCGAGCTGCCCTGATCCAGGTGGGAGGATATGACGAGTCATTGTGTCCGGCAGAGGATTTAGACCTGTGGTTAAAGCTGGGTGAAATTGGCAAACTGGCAAACTTACCGGAAACGGTTCTGAAGTATCGGCAACATGCCAATTCTGTGAGCGAACGGAAACAGTCCGAGCAGAATCACCAGAAACGCATCGCCTGCGAACGTGCCTGGCAGCGACGGGGCATCGAGGGGCAGTTTCGGGCAACAAAACCCTGGCGACCTACTGATCGCGCCTCTCGTTATGAGGATATCCTGCGCTATGGCTGGCAGTTCTTTAATACCGGCCAGCGATGGGCGGCGATCGCCTATGGCATTCGCTCGATTCAAATCTTCCCCCTTGCCAGTCCGGGCTGGATATTGCTGGCGTGCGCCCTGATCAAACCCCTGCCGGAGGTTGACCTGAAATGA
- a CDS encoding glycosyltransferase family 2 protein yields the protein MAVSVLMPVFNAEAYLAQAIESILGQTFKDFEFIIVDDGSTDASPALLQQYARKDGRIHLISRENRGIARTRNELLSQAQGEFVAMMDADDIALPDRLSRQIAFLQDHPDVVCLGSSYQLIDEAGRLLLTCFAVPEEDTDIQRQLLTGCGGVHQPTVMFRRATAIAIGGYDEAMPVCEDLDLWMRMGEVGKLANLKQPLVQYRLHARSISEQNPNLETEYSRIACERAWQRRGIEGRFEATGEWRPGADPASRHRFMLQYGWWAFNSCQRGTAMLYGSRAIATKPLDLEGWRLLACAAIKPMPVEERE from the coding sequence ATGGCTGTGTCGGTTTTGATGCCGGTTTTTAACGCCGAAGCCTATCTGGCTCAGGCGATTGAAAGCATCCTGGGTCAGACGTTCAAGGATTTTGAATTCATCATTGTAGACGATGGATCAACCGATGCTTCGCCTGCCCTGCTTCAACAATATGCCCGGAAAGATGGACGAATCCATTTAATCTCTAGAGAAAATAGGGGAATTGCCCGGACTCGCAATGAGTTACTCTCACAGGCACAGGGGGAGTTCGTTGCCATGATGGATGCCGATGACATTGCCCTGCCCGATCGCCTGTCGCGCCAGATCGCCTTTCTCCAAGACCATCCTGACGTGGTTTGTCTGGGTAGCTCTTACCAGCTAATTGACGAAGCTGGCAGGTTGTTGCTGACCTGTTTTGCTGTTCCAGAGGAAGACACGGACATTCAGAGGCAACTGCTGACCGGCTGTGGTGGGGTGCACCAGCCAACCGTGATGTTCCGGCGGGCAACAGCGATCGCCATCGGTGGTTATGACGAAGCCATGCCCGTCTGCGAAGACCTGGATCTGTGGATGCGAATGGGTGAAGTGGGAAAGCTGGCGAATCTAAAGCAGCCCCTGGTGCAATATCGACTTCATGCCCGTTCCATTAGCGAGCAGAACCCAAACCTGGAAACGGAATATTCCCGGATAGCCTGCGAACGTGCCTGGCAGCGGCGGGGGATTGAGGGACGGTTTGAGGCAACTGGCGAATGGCGACCCGGGGCTGACCCTGCCTCCCGTCATCGCTTCATGCTGCAATATGGCTGGTGGGCATTTAATAGTTGCCAGCGTGGGACGGCAATGCTCTATGGCAGTCGGGCGATCGCCACTAAACCCTTGGATCTCGAAGGGTGGAGGTTACTGGCCTGTGCTGCGATCAAACCAATGCCAGTGGAGGAGCGGGAATGA
- a CDS encoding glycosyltransferase family 2 protein: protein MHPTQPVIASVIVPLYNAEKFVADALISILCERDIPLEVIVVNDRCTDASLEKVVQLGDPRIRVIDNSGKGIAAAMNTGLEVARGDIIMRCDADDLYPHQRLKDQVRWLLDNPEFGAICGNYSAIDSKGLLVVQFNCGTYAEEITAELQNGVTRTHFCTFAVRAEVLRQLGGFRDYFSTGEDIDLQLRLGESNRVWYDPSIRYQYRLHAASITHTISSIEREFFDDIARIYQQQRRLEGKDDIQRGCPAVPPSSRTAQPYTAAEHIQNLLIGTACEKYANGDKLDAIMTGLRSAMIQPSNLAVWRCLLALALKSS from the coding sequence GTGCATCCGACTCAGCCCGTGATTGCCAGCGTCATTGTCCCTCTGTACAATGCCGAAAAATTTGTAGCGGATGCGCTGATTTCAATCCTCTGTGAACGGGACATCCCCCTGGAGGTAATTGTCGTTAATGATCGCTGTACCGATGCTTCTCTGGAAAAAGTGGTCCAGCTCGGTGACCCGCGCATACGGGTAATCGATAATTCGGGCAAAGGGATTGCCGCAGCCATGAACACCGGGTTAGAAGTGGCGCGTGGTGACATCATCATGCGCTGCGATGCTGACGATCTGTATCCCCATCAGCGACTGAAAGACCAGGTTCGTTGGCTACTCGATAATCCAGAATTTGGGGCAATTTGCGGTAATTATTCGGCTATTGACTCTAAGGGGCTATTGGTTGTTCAGTTCAACTGTGGCACTTATGCTGAAGAGATCACGGCTGAACTCCAGAATGGAGTCACCCGTACCCATTTCTGTACGTTCGCTGTCCGGGCAGAGGTACTGCGCCAGTTGGGTGGTTTTCGCGACTATTTTTCAACCGGCGAGGACATCGATCTACAGTTGAGATTGGGAGAGTCCAACCGGGTCTGGTATGACCCCTCTATTCGCTACCAGTACCGTTTACATGCCGCGTCCATTACCCATACGATTAGCTCCATCGAACGTGAGTTTTTTGATGATATTGCCCGCATTTATCAACAACAGCGTCGGCTGGAAGGAAAAGACGACATCCAGCGAGGTTGCCCGGCAGTTCCGCCATCCAGCAGAACTGCCCAACCCTATACGGCTGCCGAGCATATTCAGAATTTGCTGATCGGTACCGCCTGCGAAAAGTATGCCAATGGGGACAAACTGGATGCGATTATGACTGGATTGCGGTCTGCCATGATTCAACCCAGCAATCTGGCGGTCTGGCGATGTTTGCTGGCATTAGCACTCAAGTCAAGCTAG
- a CDS encoding glycosyltransferase family 2 protein, producing MKSSPTISVLMPVYNTERYVAKAVDSVLSQTFTDFEFLIVDDGSTDNTLKILQAYASRDARIHLTSRENWGLTKSLNELLTHARGEFIARLDADDIALPERFEKQVQFLQEHPDVVCVGSALDWIDDRGQFIAHCPMPEGNDELQRLMLGGISLLHHPCAMIRRIALNQVGGYDETLPYAEDLDLWLRLGEIGNLANLKESLVLYRLHSQSLSHTRQDRLSSDALEACQRAWQRRGIQGEFIRQSEDHLVTYDFWLQRGWEGLAGGRRDAARRCGQRAIALKPWGRSGWKLLLASLIHPFPGSKLV from the coding sequence ATGAAAAGTAGTCCAACAATTTCTGTTTTGATGCCTGTTTATAACACTGAGCGGTACGTTGCCAAAGCCGTCGATAGTGTTTTGAGCCAAACATTCACTGACTTTGAATTTCTGATTGTGGATGATGGTTCAACGGATAATACACTTAAAATTTTGCAGGCATACGCCAGCAGAGATGCCCGGATTCACCTGACCAGTCGGGAAAACTGGGGATTGACGAAATCCCTGAATGAGTTGTTAACGCACGCCCGGGGGGAATTCATTGCGCGCCTTGATGCGGATGATATTGCCCTACCCGAACGCTTTGAAAAGCAGGTGCAGTTTTTACAGGAACATCCGGATGTGGTGTGTGTTGGTAGTGCTCTAGATTGGATTGATGACAGAGGACAGTTCATTGCCCACTGTCCAATGCCAGAAGGAAATGACGAACTACAACGCTTAATGTTGGGCGGCATTTCTCTTCTTCATCATCCCTGCGCCATGATACGGCGGATTGCCTTAAATCAGGTTGGTGGTTACGACGAGACTCTACCCTATGCTGAGGACTTAGACCTGTGGCTGAGATTGGGTGAGATAGGTAATCTTGCAAATTTAAAGGAATCTCTGGTGTTGTACCGTCTGCATAGCCAGTCCCTGAGCCATACCAGACAAGACAGGTTGAGCAGCGATGCCCTGGAAGCCTGTCAGCGTGCCTGGCAGCGGCGGGGAATTCAGGGTGAATTTATCCGCCAATCTGAAGACCATCTGGTGACCTATGACTTTTGGCTCCAGCGGGGGTGGGAAGGGCTTGCAGGGGGCAGACGGGATGCCGCCCGTCGCTGTGGGCAGCGGGCGATCGCCCTCAAACCGTGGGGGCGTTCTGGCTGGAAACTACTCCTGGCATCGCTGATACATCCATTCCCTGGGAGTAAACTGGTATGA
- a CDS encoding glycosyltransferase family 2 protein — MSQIPLISVIMPVYNAERYVGQAIDSILAQTLDDFEFLIADDGSTDHSLSVLQTYAERDQRIRLSCHSNQGVSRTRNQMLQQARGEFIAVMDADDIALPDRFALQVDFLRQHPAVVCVGGSHHLIDEAGRLLTFLDLPQTDEAIQKAALAGHGSICHPSAMIRRYALEKVGGYDEAYHSAHDLDLWLKLGEVGQLANLSQAVLQYRLHPHSVSGRNPIAQRLEARQACEHAWQRRGIEGQFEAEDTWRPAGDRASRHHFMLQYGWWAFNSHQRQTALLYGWRAIKALPLSLEGWRLLVCAAVKPLPDKGFPSSEGYPDPDP, encoded by the coding sequence ATGAGCCAGATACCACTGATTTCAGTCATCATGCCGGTTTATAATGCAGAGCGCTACGTCGGACAGGCGATCGACAGCATTCTGGCCCAGACCCTCGATGACTTTGAGTTTTTGATTGCCGATGATGGCTCGACAGACCATTCCCTGTCTGTGCTCCAAACCTACGCTGAACGCGATCAGAGAATTCGCCTCAGTTGCCATTCCAATCAGGGAGTGTCTCGTACCCGTAATCAGATGTTGCAGCAAGCCAGAGGTGAGTTCATCGCCGTGATGGACGCTGATGACATTGCCCTGCCCGATCGCTTTGCCCTGCAAGTTGACTTTCTGCGGCAACATCCAGCGGTCGTTTGTGTGGGTGGTTCCCACCATTTGATTGATGAAGCAGGACGGCTACTCACCTTTCTGGACCTTCCCCAGACCGATGAAGCAATCCAGAAAGCAGCCCTGGCAGGTCATGGTAGCATCTGCCATCCCAGTGCGATGATCCGCCGCTATGCGCTGGAGAAAGTGGGTGGCTATGATGAAGCCTATCACTCAGCCCATGATCTCGATCTATGGCTGAAGCTGGGTGAAGTTGGGCAACTGGCAAACCTCTCTCAAGCGGTGCTTCAGTACCGCCTTCATCCCCACTCAGTGAGTGGCAGAAATCCGATCGCCCAACGCCTGGAAGCCAGGCAGGCCTGTGAACACGCCTGGCAGCGGCGAGGCATTGAGGGCCAGTTTGAGGCGGAAGATACCTGGCGTCCAGCGGGCGATCGCGCCTCGCGCCATCATTTTATGCTCCAATACGGTTGGTGGGCATTTAACAGCCATCAGCGACAGACTGCCCTCCTCTATGGCTGGCGGGCGATTAAAGCCCTGCCCCTTAGTCTTGAGGGATGGCGATTGCTGGTTTGTGCAGCCGTTAAGCCCCTACCTGACAAAGGGTTTCCTTCATCGGAAGGGTATCCAGATCCAGATCCCTAA
- a CDS encoding glycosyltransferase, which yields MTNQAPKVTVLMAVYNGEKYLKESIESILNQTFNDLELIIVDDCSTDETTNILHQYAAQDQRLKFIRNKINIGPYASANQGLKLARGEYIARQDSDDISLLNRLEKQVHFLDNHPDVVLVSSLIELTDAAGNPIKVIPDVFEPDLIEWYLLFEHYPGGHSQFMFRRVPFMEMGGYTETYRYGQDYVLCCRLAEVGKLAILPEVLLKLRLHDESISAVRRAEQAVYSLTQSQTNIKALTGEAISLEDMKDLRGFFVIPFNWYYLPDLYLPIERVVSIHRRVRKIYHAFIDRLAEQNASDPNLTNTIQRKVRRSVARQFVCWLKHITIKQGFFLKVVLSLYALRWSPSEYIAYWRQKFRRC from the coding sequence ATGACAAATCAAGCCCCCAAAGTCACTGTTTTGATGGCTGTCTATAACGGTGAAAAATACCTGAAAGAATCGATCGAGAGTATTCTTAACCAGACATTCAATGATCTGGAGCTAATCATTGTGGATGACTGTTCAACCGATGAGACCACTAATATTCTTCACCAATACGCCGCCCAGGATCAAAGATTAAAATTTATCCGAAATAAAATCAATATTGGTCCTTATGCTTCTGCAAACCAGGGACTTAAACTTGCCAGAGGAGAATACATTGCTCGACAGGACTCTGATGATATTTCGTTGCTGAATCGTCTTGAAAAGCAGGTCCATTTTCTAGATAATCATCCAGACGTTGTCCTGGTGTCTTCATTAATTGAGTTGACAGATGCGGCAGGCAATCCAATTAAAGTCATCCCGGATGTATTTGAACCAGATTTAATTGAGTGGTACCTGTTATTTGAGCACTATCCTGGTGGACACAGTCAGTTTATGTTTCGGCGAGTTCCATTCATGGAAATGGGAGGATATACCGAAACCTATCGTTATGGGCAGGATTATGTCCTCTGTTGCCGTCTGGCTGAAGTGGGCAAACTTGCCATTTTGCCTGAAGTATTGCTGAAATTACGGCTTCACGATGAAAGCATATCAGCAGTCAGGCGGGCAGAGCAGGCTGTTTACTCTTTAACTCAATCGCAGACAAATATTAAAGCCTTAACCGGTGAAGCAATCAGTCTGGAAGACATGAAAGACCTCAGAGGATTTTTCGTGATTCCCTTTAACTGGTACTACCTTCCAGATCTTTATCTTCCAATAGAACGTGTGGTCAGTATCCATCGCAGAGTGAGGAAAATTTATCACGCTTTTATTGACCGGCTGGCAGAGCAGAATGCATCAGATCCCAACCTGACAAATACAATCCAACGTAAAGTCAGAAGGTCTGTGGCTCGCCAATTTGTTTGCTGGCTGAAGCATATTACGATCAAACAAGGGTTCTTTCTTAAGGTGGTGCTATCCCTGTATGCATTGAGGTGGTCTCCCTCAGAGTATATTGCTTATTGGCGTCAAAAATTTCGGCGTTGCTGA